A portion of the Sphingobacterium spiritivorum genome contains these proteins:
- a CDS encoding SusC/RagA family TonB-linked outer membrane protein, producing MKQIYQSCCMIVMVSILSVTNLFAQQNVTGKVTDAQGAVPGVTVSVKGTARGTQTGTDGSYSIQANAGETIRFSIVGYTAQEFTVSAAKTINVILKEDAGALEEVVVTAMGIKREAKALGYAVSNIKADEITKAGNTNFGSALYGKAPGVKITTAPGGASSAVNVQIRGINSLNYQRQPLYVVDGIVIRNDQQNGSSGANNNNYWGDQRIRGNGMLDINPADIDNISILKGAAASALYGSDAASGVIVITTKKGTKGKGLGIDFNYNGSIERAAFLPKFQNEYGPGYDAGTNTANGASAEGWIPAADSPSGRRPYFRAYGNFGPKFTGEEVMWWDGQVRTYSARPNNYYDVFDKGYNSNINVGISNQTDNINYRLSATRMDYKSTSPGSKQNKNTFNLNSSIKLSDKLSTDIVANYINTNTHNRSHLLGQVLSSFDGFFSRTEDMSALKNAYETADGYKYSRFGTGRPGDLKYTIRPYNLMDYFWTQYKNNYDETENRLLTSATLNWDIIKNLRFRGRIGNDLTSATSRYEQYNEYPTAYNSTTESTGGYTTTKGVYSILYGDAMLTYSNKINEDFDYSASVGFQSRSEKYDDQSSGTNAGLVTENWFSLSNSYAIPNTSNLRKEMLKYAYFGSLNIGYKGYLYLDGTYRSEYSSTLPVQNNNYKYGSVSGSFIFSDAFNLTNDTFSYGKLRASYGIVGNDAGIYLANIAYNQTSLQTINGSVPSLTYGNSYGNLNLKPERKYETEFGVELKFLRNRLGLDASYYTNRIEDQILPLAAPASSGATSQVLNVGEIANNGVEISLSGTPIQNEVFTWTSRINYAFNQSKVKSLAEGVDELVFYDSDQSSLRIVARPGEKLGNIYVYPLATDANGNNLITDEGYYVVDKTQYKNVGNILPKAIGGWTNTFTYKNFMLDFTADYRFGGKMVSQNLKYGMSAGQYENTLPYRDGGVTLQGVNEKTGAPNTVNLSAAEYYMNTFGWGADSWNEKGAVYDNSFIKLRELSIGYKIPDAFTSKLKINNLRVSLIGRNLFYFYRTLENLDPESPVGNQWWSQGVDVGSTAATRSFGFSLNANF from the coding sequence ATGAAACAAATCTATCAATCATGTTGCATGATAGTAATGGTCTCGATCCTGTCGGTGACTAATCTATTTGCACAACAAAATGTTACAGGAAAAGTAACAGATGCACAAGGAGCCGTTCCCGGAGTAACCGTATCTGTAAAAGGTACCGCCCGTGGTACACAGACCGGTACAGACGGAAGCTACAGCATTCAGGCCAATGCAGGTGAAACTATTCGTTTCTCTATCGTAGGCTATACTGCACAGGAATTTACGGTATCTGCAGCTAAAACGATTAATGTAATTTTAAAAGAGGATGCCGGAGCATTGGAGGAAGTCGTTGTTACAGCGATGGGTATCAAAAGAGAGGCTAAAGCATTAGGTTACGCTGTTTCCAACATCAAAGCTGATGAAATTACAAAAGCAGGAAATACTAACTTCGGATCAGCACTATATGGTAAAGCTCCGGGTGTGAAAATTACAACCGCTCCGGGTGGTGCCTCAAGTGCTGTAAACGTGCAAATACGTGGTATCAACTCCCTGAATTATCAAAGACAACCGCTGTACGTTGTAGACGGTATCGTAATCAGAAATGATCAGCAAAACGGAAGCTCAGGTGCCAATAATAACAATTACTGGGGTGATCAGCGTATCAGAGGTAACGGTATGCTCGACATCAATCCTGCTGACATCGACAACATCTCTATCTTAAAAGGAGCTGCTGCAAGTGCACTGTATGGATCGGATGCAGCGAGTGGTGTTATTGTTATTACTACGAAGAAAGGAACAAAAGGCAAAGGATTAGGTATTGATTTCAATTACAACGGATCTATCGAAAGAGCGGCTTTCTTACCTAAATTCCAGAATGAATATGGTCCGGGTTATGATGCAGGAACTAACACTGCAAATGGTGCATCAGCGGAAGGATGGATTCCTGCAGCAGATTCTCCATCAGGAAGACGCCCATACTTCCGTGCATACGGTAACTTTGGACCGAAATTCACAGGTGAGGAAGTGATGTGGTGGGATGGACAGGTACGTACCTATTCTGCAAGACCAAACAACTACTATGATGTATTTGATAAAGGTTACAACTCCAATATCAATGTGGGTATCTCTAACCAGACAGACAATATCAATTACAGATTGAGTGCTACCCGTATGGACTATAAGAGTACAAGTCCGGGCAGTAAGCAAAATAAAAACACATTCAACTTAAACAGTTCAATTAAATTAAGTGACAAATTATCTACAGACATTGTAGCTAACTACATTAACACGAACACCCATAACCGTTCTCATTTATTAGGACAGGTTTTGAGTTCATTTGACGGATTCTTTAGCAGAACTGAGGATATGTCTGCATTAAAAAATGCATACGAAACTGCAGACGGATATAAATATTCAAGATTCGGAACAGGAAGACCGGGAGACTTAAAATATACCATCCGTCCATACAATCTGATGGACTACTTCTGGACACAGTACAAAAACAACTACGATGAGACAGAAAACCGTCTCTTAACAAGTGCTACATTAAACTGGGATATCATCAAAAACCTAAGATTCCGTGGAAGAATTGGTAATGACTTAACTTCTGCTACCAGTCGGTACGAACAGTACAATGAGTATCCTACAGCCTATAATTCGACTACAGAAAGTACTGGTGGTTATACTACGACAAAAGGAGTCTATTCTATTCTGTACGGAGATGCCATGTTAACCTATTCCAACAAGATCAACGAAGATTTTGATTACTCTGCCAGCGTGGGTTTCCAATCCCGTTCAGAAAAATATGATGACCAGTCATCTGGCACAAATGCAGGTTTGGTAACTGAAAACTGGTTTAGTCTGAGCAACAGTTATGCAATTCCTAACACTTCTAATTTAAGAAAGGAAATGTTAAAGTATGCATACTTCGGATCATTGAATATTGGCTATAAAGGTTACCTGTACCTGGACGGAACATACAGATCGGAGTATTCCTCTACCCTACCTGTACAGAATAATAATTACAAGTACGGTTCAGTCAGTGGAAGTTTTATCTTTTCGGATGCTTTCAATCTGACAAATGATACATTCAGCTATGGTAAACTAAGAGCTTCATACGGTATCGTAGGTAATGATGCAGGTATTTATCTGGCAAATATTGCTTACAACCAGACGTCATTACAAACTATCAACGGATCCGTTCCTTCTCTGACTTACGGAAATTCATATGGTAACTTAAACCTGAAACCAGAGCGTAAGTACGAAACAGAATTCGGGGTAGAGTTGAAATTCCTGAGAAACAGACTTGGATTGGATGCAAGTTACTACACCAACCGCATCGAGGATCAGATCCTTCCGTTAGCAGCGCCTGCTTCATCCGGAGCAACTTCTCAGGTACTGAACGTCGGAGAAATTGCTAATAACGGGGTTGAGATCTCGCTGTCAGGCACACCTATTCAGAATGAAGTATTTACCTGGACATCCCGTATCAACTACGCTTTCAACCAGTCCAAAGTTAAATCATTGGCAGAAGGGGTAGACGAACTGGTATTCTATGATTCTGATCAAAGTTCATTGAGAATTGTAGCCAGACCTGGTGAAAAATTAGGAAATATCTATGTATATCCTTTGGCAACAGATGCAAACGGTAATAACCTCATCACAGACGAAGGTTATTATGTAGTTGACAAGACACAGTACAAAAATGTAGGCAACATTCTTCCTAAAGCAATAGGCGGATGGACCAATACATTTACATACAAAAACTTTATGCTGGATTTCACAGCGGATTATCGTTTTGGCGGAAAAATGGTTTCTCAGAACCTGAAATACGGTATGAGTGCCGGTCAGTATGAAAACACACTTCCGTACAGAGATGGTGGTGTAACACTTCAGGGAGTAAACGAAAAAACAGGTGCACCTAACACGGTCAACCTGAGTGCGGCCGAGTATTATATGAATACTTTCGGTTGGGGAGCTGATTCATGGAATGAAAAAGGTGCGGTATATGACAACAGCTTTATCAAACTAAGAGAGCTTTCCATCGGATATAAAATTCCGGATGCATTCACAAGCAAGCTTAAAATCAACAATCTTCGTGTGTCTCTGATCGGAAGAAACTTATTCTATTTCTACAGAACATTAGAAAACCTGGATCCGGAATCTCCTGTTGGAAATCAATGGTGGTCACAAGGAGTA
- a CDS encoding ROK family protein: MEKTVLGLKELLLNLLYFNSTYTIAELSGLTNKSIPSISKIVNELLEDGLLVEDGLAPSTGGRRAIHYALNAKLNCYILTVAIDQHYTSVIVYDLHNKEVTPVHTIENHLDHPEAAFSNIVSLINELLTKHHLSADNILGIGVSMPGFVDNVSGTNGSFKDFQLFNIKKEFERVFAIPTFIENDSTAIAIAEQNFGKAKEISHALIINVGWGVGLGIIVDNKLFRGFSGYAGEFSHIPLSKSNKMCSCGKTGCLEVEASLSAAVAYLEERLTAGEKSVLQYEDSQNQLQKAQLLINAALSGDQLAISALNKSAYMLGKGIATLIHIMNPQKIIISGRGAEAGKILMPQIQTAIHEFCIPKISNKTVLEISDMKNAQLIGTASIVFEYSLTKFANLNKSLIK; encoded by the coding sequence ATGGAAAAGACCGTTTTAGGCCTTAAAGAATTGCTTTTGAATCTGCTTTATTTCAATAGTACCTACACTATTGCGGAATTAAGCGGACTGACCAACAAGAGTATTCCCAGTATTTCAAAGATTGTTAATGAATTGCTGGAAGATGGATTACTTGTCGAGGATGGCCTCGCCCCTTCTACCGGAGGACGAAGAGCAATCCATTATGCCCTAAACGCAAAATTAAATTGTTACATTCTTACTGTTGCCATAGATCAACATTATACTTCCGTCATTGTCTACGATCTCCATAATAAAGAAGTAACTCCCGTCCATACAATTGAAAATCATCTTGATCATCCGGAAGCAGCTTTTAGCAACATTGTCAGTCTGATTAATGAGTTGCTCACAAAACATCATTTATCTGCAGACAACATTCTTGGGATTGGTGTAAGTATGCCGGGATTTGTCGATAATGTATCCGGAACAAATGGATCTTTCAAAGATTTTCAACTGTTCAATATTAAGAAAGAGTTTGAACGGGTATTTGCTATCCCCACATTTATAGAGAATGATTCAACAGCTATTGCTATAGCAGAGCAGAATTTTGGAAAAGCAAAAGAAATCTCCCACGCCCTGATTATCAATGTAGGCTGGGGAGTCGGTCTGGGAATCATAGTGGACAACAAACTATTCAGAGGTTTTAGTGGATATGCCGGTGAATTCAGCCATATTCCCTTATCAAAAAGCAATAAAATGTGCTCCTGTGGTAAGACCGGCTGTCTCGAGGTAGAAGCTTCCCTGTCTGCAGCAGTAGCGTATCTCGAAGAGAGACTTACAGCCGGTGAAAAATCCGTACTTCAATACGAGGATTCCCAAAATCAGCTTCAAAAAGCACAACTTCTTATCAATGCTGCACTGAGCGGTGACCAGTTGGCTATATCAGCATTAAACAAGTCGGCATACATGCTAGGTAAAGGAATCGCAACCCTGATCCACATTATGAATCCACAGAAGATAATTATCAGCGGCAGAGGTGCTGAGGCAGGAAAAATTCTGATGCCGCAGATTCAGACTGCAATTCATGAATTCTGTATACCTAAAATATCCAATAAAACAGTTCTGGAGATTTCAGACATGAAAAATGCACAGCTTATCGGCACCGCATCTATCGTATTCGAATATTCACTTACCAAATTTGCAAACCTTAATAAATCATTAATAAAATGA
- a CDS encoding SusD/RagB family nutrient-binding outer membrane lipoprotein: MKRYFLIMGLGFASLIYTSSCKKSDFDELYRDPSKVTEITIERQFTGIIYSYRQLVVPDYRNLFVTLRPTIFRYLHTTGWINEQNHLLPGAAAIEDRWTRYYEGLAQYRELETAYNKSIDVEKEEKKIFFLAAKVLFYDQTQQTVDLHGDIPWSKAGMLSTNNSDYQNSYPAYDKAEDIYKTMLDDLKVISTSLNSITLSKSIQEKFKTQDLVNNGDVTLWKKYCNSLRLRLLTRVSESPTFASRATQEIAEIINDQTTYPLILTNSDNAQVDIFNLDDNNINTKGIKDAFEATGWYANMASKAMIDHMVGKSDPRLPFFFEAGSDGQFRGLDQSLTSGAQSDLARGGTISIFNRSTFSRNQYFPGILFSATETNLLLAEYYQKNGNSGSAKTAFENSVKESVDLYRAIRSKSNDNTVAAPATPTPAQINTYITNLNWDGASNKIELIATQKWLHFNVLQTVQAWSEARRFDYPTFSFVVQNSDIQKTVPVKFNLPPSESVYNSANYEAVKAQDNVNTKLFWDVK, encoded by the coding sequence ATGAAACGATATTTTTTAATAATGGGGCTAGGCTTTGCTTCATTAATATATACAAGCTCCTGTAAAAAGAGCGATTTTGATGAACTTTACAGAGATCCGTCTAAAGTGACTGAGATAACTATTGAACGACAGTTTACCGGAATAATATACAGCTATCGTCAATTAGTTGTGCCTGATTACAGAAATCTATTTGTAACCTTGAGACCTACAATCTTCAGGTATTTACATACAACAGGCTGGATCAATGAACAGAATCACCTGTTGCCAGGAGCTGCTGCGATTGAAGACAGATGGACACGCTATTATGAAGGACTTGCGCAGTACAGAGAACTGGAAACAGCTTATAACAAGTCCATAGATGTCGAAAAAGAAGAAAAGAAAATTTTCTTCCTGGCAGCCAAGGTATTATTCTATGATCAAACACAGCAAACTGTAGACTTACATGGAGATATTCCATGGAGTAAGGCAGGGATGTTGAGTACAAATAATAGTGATTATCAAAATTCTTACCCGGCTTATGACAAAGCAGAGGATATCTACAAAACAATGTTAGATGATCTGAAAGTAATAAGCACTTCACTTAATAGTATAACATTAAGTAAATCTATTCAGGAAAAATTCAAAACACAGGATCTTGTAAACAATGGAGATGTAACGCTATGGAAAAAATACTGTAACTCTCTTCGTCTACGCTTACTGACAAGAGTATCCGAAAGCCCGACATTTGCTTCCCGTGCTACTCAGGAAATAGCAGAGATTATTAACGATCAAACTACGTATCCACTTATCTTAACAAATAGTGATAATGCACAGGTTGACATCTTCAATCTAGATGATAATAATATCAACACTAAAGGTATTAAAGATGCATTTGAAGCTACTGGATGGTATGCAAATATGGCGAGTAAGGCAATGATTGATCATATGGTCGGCAAAAGTGACCCGCGTTTACCTTTCTTCTTTGAGGCCGGATCTGATGGTCAATTCAGAGGTTTGGATCAATCATTAACAAGCGGGGCCCAATCTGATTTAGCAAGAGGAGGCACTATCTCCATTTTCAATCGTTCTACGTTTTCACGCAATCAGTATTTCCCTGGAATTTTATTTTCTGCAACTGAAACAAATCTTTTGCTGGCGGAATATTACCAGAAAAATGGAAATTCCGGATCTGCTAAAACTGCGTTTGAAAACAGTGTAAAGGAATCTGTAGATCTTTACCGCGCTATCAGAAGCAAAAGTAATGATAATACAGTAGCAGCTCCAGCCACCCCTACTCCTGCACAGATCAATACGTATATAACAAACCTGAACTGGGATGGTGCAAGTAATAAAATAGAATTAATTGCTACTCAGAAATGGCTACATTTCAATGTTCTTCAGACAGTTCAAGCATGGTCAGAAGCAAGAAGATTTGACTATCCAACATTTAGTTTTGTTGTTCAAAATTCGGATATTCAGAAAACTGTGCCTGTCAAATTTAACCTGCCTCCATCAGAAAGCGTCTACAATTCTGCTAACTATGAGGCTGTAAAAGCTCAGGACAATGTAAACACAAAACTCTTCTGGGACGTTAAGTAA
- a CDS encoding SusC/RagA family TonB-linked outer membrane protein: MKQFYQTCCTIMLLSIFSITSVFAQQTVTGKVTDASGNVPGVTVSVKGTSRGTQTGADGNYSIQAAQGETLRFSMVGYTSQEIAVGSTKTINVTLKADEGALEEVVITAMGIKRAPKELGYAMSTVDSKELTKTGSPNFAGALYGKAPGVRISAAPGGATSGININIRGTNSITGNSQPLVIIDGVPMRQTTFNNSDYWGDQRARGNGLEDLNPEDIESISVLKGASAAALYGSEAMNGVVLVTTKSGKGGKGFAIDFNATYTHDQIAYLPRFQDVRGPGYTTAYQNDGQADDMFYYYPNSSAINGVNRGLLAATVNFGPKFDGKDVISWDGQVRPYVAQNAYNKLFNNPNNTIFNLALSNTTENSNTRFSVTRQDNQMTSLDSYNKKNIANLNSTIKLWDKLTTDVVVNYVNQHTHNRPFLTDRLINNFTGMISTFDNPEWYLNKYQTSLGYKYVVQSADAQSLTPDENIRYNGAKTDVLDYIWNTKAKQYDEYSNRVIGSVTNTYQITSDLSVRARFSADMTSVKTEDKEPNAVPLQFNNSGYFGLGNQNANIYYTDLLATYNKQINKDIKLGVMAGYTGTKSQDTYVQRETAGGLSVRNWYDINASVNTIGGNTRYNYRRNMLRDAVFGTLNFNLKEFWFVEGTLRRERISTMNPDNNVLYYPSVNSSLILSDAFQLPEIFNYAKLRGSWGIVGNYPDIYKSALSYTQQSLGVQIPNGASVIYNNVPTTGFGNENIKPERKKEIEFGLETRLLNNRLGFDITYYNGLIQDQILDYTLPISMGASSIIANVGTLRNKGWEFAITGTPVQHENFKWNTILNFSMNKNIVEELPGGVQELLHRDYDGAAAQLVSKVGQPMGDIMVHPIKTDASGNKIVQENGIYQLDADKWIKAGNAMPKAVGGFINTFTYKNFTLDALIDFRWGGHAMPTGINWMTSRGLTEESLTAMDAENGGLSYYRVGTQGIATNSATGPNGEKVYHDGMLMDGVLADGSRNNNIISQATYYNQTYNWGGPQYSNSRYELYVQKNNYIKMREISLGYRIPAHLASKLRAKNVQISAFGRNLFFLYRSIKDLDPEQMTGGSNWVNNVSNAGTSPATRTIGLMLRASF, translated from the coding sequence ATGAAACAATTCTATCAAACATGTTGCACAATCATGCTGCTATCGATCTTCTCGATAACAAGCGTATTTGCACAGCAGACCGTTACAGGAAAGGTAACGGATGCAAGTGGAAATGTTCCCGGAGTAACTGTTTCCGTAAAAGGAACTTCCCGAGGAACACAAACAGGTGCGGACGGAAATTACTCCATTCAGGCTGCACAAGGAGAGACCTTACGTTTCTCCATGGTTGGTTACACTTCACAAGAAATTGCAGTGGGATCAACTAAAACGATTAATGTAACTTTGAAAGCAGACGAAGGAGCATTAGAAGAAGTCGTAATTACAGCTATGGGCATCAAAAGAGCTCCAAAAGAGCTTGGTTATGCCATGAGCACAGTTGATTCTAAAGAACTGACTAAAACCGGTTCACCTAACTTTGCAGGAGCCTTATATGGTAAAGCTCCCGGAGTAAGAATCTCTGCAGCACCAGGCGGAGCAACTTCAGGTATCAACATCAACATTCGCGGTACCAACTCTATTACCGGAAATTCTCAGCCTCTGGTTATTATTGACGGGGTGCCGATGCGTCAAACAACTTTTAACAACTCTGACTACTGGGGTGATCAACGCGCAAGAGGTAATGGTTTGGAAGATTTAAACCCTGAAGATATTGAATCTATCAGCGTTCTAAAAGGAGCTTCTGCAGCGGCACTATATGGCTCCGAAGCGATGAACGGGGTAGTATTAGTGACAACAAAGTCAGGCAAAGGCGGTAAAGGTTTTGCGATTGATTTCAACGCAACTTACACGCATGATCAAATTGCATATTTACCACGCTTTCAAGACGTAAGAGGTCCAGGATATACGACCGCATATCAGAACGATGGTCAGGCAGATGATATGTTTTACTATTACCCTAATAGTAGCGCTATCAACGGAGTAAACAGAGGTTTGTTAGCTGCAACAGTAAATTTCGGTCCAAAATTCGACGGAAAAGATGTAATCTCATGGGATGGACAAGTAAGACCTTATGTCGCACAAAATGCGTATAATAAATTATTTAATAATCCGAATAATACAATCTTCAATTTAGCCCTTAGCAACACCACTGAAAACTCTAACACCAGATTTTCCGTTACACGTCAGGATAATCAGATGACTTCCTTAGACTCTTATAATAAGAAAAATATAGCGAATTTAAATTCAACTATTAAGCTTTGGGACAAACTGACTACGGATGTAGTTGTAAACTATGTAAATCAACATACCCATAATAGACCTTTTTTAACGGATCGTCTGATAAACAACTTTACCGGTATGATCTCGACGTTTGATAATCCGGAGTGGTATCTGAATAAGTATCAAACCAGTTTAGGATACAAATATGTTGTACAATCTGCTGATGCACAAAGTTTAACTCCAGATGAAAACATCAGATACAACGGTGCTAAAACAGATGTATTAGATTATATCTGGAATACCAAAGCAAAACAATATGATGAATATTCAAATCGTGTAATTGGTTCCGTCACGAACACTTATCAGATTACCAGTGATTTATCCGTAAGAGCCAGATTTTCTGCTGATATGACCTCTGTAAAAACAGAAGACAAAGAGCCGAATGCTGTTCCACTTCAATTCAATAATAGCGGATATTTCGGGTTGGGCAATCAGAATGCGAACATCTATTACACCGATCTATTGGCAACTTACAACAAACAAATCAATAAAGATATCAAATTGGGTGTGATGGCCGGGTATACTGGAACAAAAAGTCAGGATACCTATGTACAAAGAGAGACCGCAGGCGGTCTTAGTGTACGTAACTGGTATGACATCAATGCTTCAGTAAATACAATTGGCGGTAATACACGTTACAATTACCGCAGAAATATGTTAAGAGATGCTGTATTCGGAACCTTAAACTTCAATCTGAAAGAATTCTGGTTTGTAGAAGGAACATTACGTCGTGAGCGCATTTCCACTATGAATCCTGATAACAATGTATTGTATTATCCATCTGTTAATTCCAGTTTGATCTTAAGTGATGCATTCCAACTTCCTGAAATATTTAATTATGCAAAATTAAGAGGATCATGGGGTATTGTAGGTAATTATCCGGACATCTATAAGAGTGCTTTAAGCTATACTCAACAAAGCTTAGGTGTTCAGATTCCAAATGGTGCTTCCGTAATTTATAATAATGTTCCGACAACAGGATTTGGAAATGAGAACATTAAGCCGGAGAGAAAGAAAGAGATCGAATTTGGTTTAGAAACCCGCTTACTGAACAATCGTTTAGGATTTGACATTACCTATTACAATGGTCTTATTCAAGATCAGATTCTGGATTATACTCTTCCTATTTCTATGGGAGCAAGTTCTATCATTGCAAATGTCGGAACTTTACGTAATAAAGGTTGGGAATTTGCAATAACCGGTACACCTGTTCAACACGAAAACTTCAAATGGAATACAATTTTGAATTTTTCTATGAACAAAAATATAGTTGAAGAATTACCAGGTGGAGTTCAGGAATTACTACACAGAGATTATGACGGTGCTGCTGCACAATTGGTATCTAAAGTAGGTCAACCTATGGGAGATATTATGGTTCACCCTATCAAGACAGATGCTAGTGGCAATAAAATTGTTCAGGAAAATGGTATTTATCAATTAGATGCAGATAAGTGGATTAAAGCAGGAAATGCAATGCCAAAAGCTGTTGGGGGTTTTATTAACACCTTTACGTATAAAAACTTCACTTTAGATGCTTTGATTGACTTTCGTTGGGGTGGTCATGCTATGCCTACCGGTATCAACTGGATGACCAGCAGAGGATTGACAGAAGAAAGTTTAACAGCAATGGATGCAGAAAATGGTGGACTAAGTTACTATAGAGTGGGAACACAAGGTATTGCAACGAACTCTGCAACCGGTCCCAACGGCGAAAAAGTTTATCATGATGGTATGTTGATGGATGGGGTATTAGCTGATGGAAGCCGTAATAATAATATCATTTCTCAAGCTACATACTACAACCAGACTTACAACTGGGGTGGTCCTCAATATTCGAACTCCAGATATGAATTGTATGTGCAGAAAAATAATTATATCAAGATGCGCGAGATATCATTAGGTTATAGAATTCCTGCACATCTGGCATCTAAACTTAGAGCAAAAAATGTACAGATATCAGCTTTCGGACGTAACCTTTTCTTCTTATACAGAAGTATTAAAGACTTAGATCCGGAACAAATGACTGGTGGATCCAACTGGGTGAATAATGTATCAAATGCAGGAACAAGTCCGGCAACTAGAACAATTGGTTTAATGCTACGTGCTAGCTTTTAA
- a CDS encoding ROK family protein: protein MEKTNYGLKELIISLLYYEKSYSIADLSLLIGKSIPSTTKIINELADYNLIIEDGLAPSTGGRRPIKYTINSNLNKFILSVAIDQHYSTAVIYDLSNEERTPVFTIENHLDNHDEVFDNIVGLMEKTLQHGEFNQNNILGIGISMPGFVDNKQGTNGSYKDKSAKLYHIKREIENRFQLPTFIENDSTAIAIAEQNFGKARNISHSLIINIGWGVGLGIIVDNKLFRGYSGYAGEFSHIPLSDSNKLCSCGKKGCLEVEASLSAAVEFAEERLQNGEKSKLANHLTNDRLESSNSLIQSALNGDQLAISALTKSGYMLGKGVATLIHIMNPEKIILSGRGSQAGQILMPQIQTAINEFCIPRIAQKTSVEISDLKNKAQLIGSACIVLEYSLSKFVNLN, encoded by the coding sequence ATGGAAAAGACCAATTACGGACTTAAAGAGCTTATTATAAGCTTATTATATTATGAAAAATCGTATTCTATTGCCGATCTAAGTTTATTAATTGGCAAAAGCATTCCGAGTACTACAAAAATTATTAATGAATTAGCGGATTACAACCTCATTATAGAAGATGGTTTAGCTCCTTCTACAGGAGGCCGCAGACCTATAAAATATACCATAAATTCGAATCTAAATAAATTTATACTTTCTGTAGCTATTGACCAGCATTACTCTACTGCTGTAATCTATGATCTCTCCAACGAAGAACGCACACCCGTATTTACTATAGAAAATCATCTGGACAACCACGATGAAGTCTTTGATAATATTGTAGGGCTTATGGAAAAGACGCTGCAACATGGAGAATTTAATCAAAATAATATTCTGGGAATAGGTATCAGTATGCCGGGTTTTGTAGACAACAAACAAGGCACAAATGGCTCTTACAAAGATAAAAGTGCCAAATTGTATCATATTAAGCGCGAAATAGAAAACCGTTTTCAGCTTCCCACTTTTATTGAGAATGACTCCACTGCGATTGCAATAGCCGAACAGAATTTTGGAAAAGCCAGAAATATCTCCCATTCTCTTATCATTAATATTGGATGGGGAGTAGGATTGGGGATAATAGTGGATAATAAACTGTTCAGAGGATACAGCGGGTATGCCGGAGAATTCAGTCATATTCCCCTTTCAGACAGCAACAAACTATGTTCATGTGGAAAGAAAGGCTGCCTGGAAGTAGAAGCATCGTTATCTGCTGCTGTTGAATTTGCAGAAGAGAGACTGCAAAATGGTGAAAAATCCAAATTAGCAAATCATTTGACCAACGATCGGTTAGAGAGCAGTAATTCCCTTATACAATCAGCCCTTAACGGAGACCAGCTTGCTATTTCAGCACTCACCAAATCCGGCTATATGCTTGGAAAAGGGGTAGCCACTCTCATCCACATTATGAATCCGGAAAAGATTATCCTAAGCGGTCGCGGATCTCAGGCTGGTCAGATTCTGATGCCTCAGATACAAACTGCAATCAATGAATTCTGTATACCAAGAATAGCACAAAAAACAAGTGTAGAGATATCCGATCTGAAAAACAAGGCACAATTGATAGGTTCTGCCTGTATCGTATTGGAATATTCACTATCCAAATTTGTAAACCTTAATTAA